A window of the Rhodothermales bacterium genome harbors these coding sequences:
- the mraY gene encoding phospho-N-acetylmuramoyl-pentapeptide-transferase, with product MLYYLIDYLEQLYQPPGFQAIRFINNRAALAAITALIISLYAGRHIIAWLRKRQIGEQVREGVRAGAVDHSHKAGTPTMGGVIILISVLGATLLWGAIGQVYVWLILLVTAWMGAFGFADDYIKVVKRDKSGLPARIKLIGQVSIGIILGAVLYFHPLFQEVRAQTYLPFIPFVDSVRFDYAFFQEWLGTNLDLDLGWIVYIPVAVFIVTAVSNAVNLTDGLDGLAAGVTAIVGLGLSALVYSAGRVDFAEFLNIIYLRGASELVVFAIAMAAACFGFLWHNGYPASVFMGDTGSLALGAAVGALALMIRIELLLPLLCSIYFIETLSVVIQTSYFKYTRRKTGTGKRVFRMAPIHHHFEAMGVHEAKIAVRFWIVTAITVIASLLMLRLH from the coding sequence ATGCTGTATTACCTCATTGATTATCTGGAGCAACTGTACCAGCCACCGGGCTTCCAGGCGATCCGGTTTATCAACAACCGGGCGGCGCTGGCGGCCATAACGGCGCTGATCATTTCGCTGTACGCGGGACGCCACATCATCGCCTGGTTGCGCAAGCGGCAGATCGGCGAGCAGGTGCGGGAAGGCGTCCGCGCCGGCGCGGTTGACCACTCGCATAAAGCCGGCACCCCCACCATGGGGGGCGTCATCATCCTGATCTCTGTCCTCGGCGCCACGCTGCTCTGGGGCGCCATCGGGCAGGTGTACGTCTGGCTCATCCTCCTCGTCACCGCCTGGATGGGGGCATTCGGGTTTGCGGACGACTACATCAAGGTGGTGAAGCGCGACAAAAGCGGGCTGCCGGCGCGGATCAAACTCATCGGGCAGGTGAGCATAGGCATCATCCTCGGCGCCGTGCTCTACTTCCACCCGCTGTTTCAGGAAGTCCGCGCACAGACCTACCTCCCCTTCATCCCTTTTGTGGATTCGGTACGGTTCGACTACGCGTTTTTCCAGGAATGGCTCGGCACCAACCTCGATCTCGATCTCGGCTGGATCGTCTATATCCCCGTCGCGGTGTTTATCGTTACCGCCGTCTCGAACGCCGTCAATCTCACGGACGGGCTGGATGGGCTGGCCGCCGGCGTCACGGCCATTGTTGGCCTCGGGCTTTCGGCCCTCGTTTACAGCGCCGGCCGCGTCGACTTCGCCGAGTTTCTCAACATCATCTATCTCCGCGGCGCCAGCGAACTGGTCGTTTTTGCCATCGCCATGGCCGCCGCCTGCTTCGGTTTTCTCTGGCACAACGGCTACCCGGCATCGGTCTTCATGGGCGATACGGGTTCGCTGGCTCTGGGCGCCGCGGTTGGCGCCCTCGCTTTAATGATCCGCATCGAGCTGCTGCTCCCTCTGCTCTGCTCGATCTACTTCATCGAGACGCTGTCCGTCGTCATTCAGACGAGCTACTTCAAGTACACACGACGGAAAACGGGAACCGGCAAGAGGGTGTTTCGGATGGCGCCCATCCATCATCACTTCGAAGCGATGGGGGTACACGAAGCCAAGATCGCCGTCCGCTTCTGGATCGTGACGGCGATTACGGTGATCGCGTCCCTGCTGATGCTGCGCCTCCACTAG
- a CDS encoding UDP-N-acetylmuramoyl-L-alanyl-D-glutamate--2,6-diaminopimelate ligase: MMIVLHELIQRLASAGLVQQQLGHTTDIPIDHLANDSRKVGPGGLFVAVKGGQTDGHLFIEKTVLNGAIAIVCEAMPEQVRERFPGIAFVQVGDARAALAELAACFYDNPTRSLRLVGVTGTNGKTTTAFLLHHMLEAFGHKTGLLSTIEYRIGTEVMEASHTTPDVLDINRLFRRMVDEGCTAASMEVSSHALMQERVRGLTFEAGIFTNLTRDHLDYHGTMEAYRDAKKRLFDGLSPAAGAIYNADDPSGLPMVADTRARRLSYGRHEGADIRFEIRESRLDGLRLRLDGADRAFRLVGAFNAYNLAAAYAAGRSMGYAASDVLNALSEARPVPGRFEYLHVSRRRTVVVDYAHTPDALENILRAVREVMPVGARLWCLFGCGGDRDRDKRRIMGSIAEANADRVVVTSDNPRTEDPEVILNDIRRGMSRPADVLWVVDRREAIAIAAARSELGDVILIAGKGHEPYQVVGVQKYPFDDREEARKWFGP; this comes from the coding sequence ATGATGATTGTGTTACACGAGTTGATACAACGCCTCGCAAGCGCGGGGCTGGTCCAGCAGCAGCTGGGACATACAACAGATATACCGATCGACCATCTGGCCAACGACAGCCGGAAGGTCGGGCCTGGAGGACTGTTTGTCGCCGTCAAGGGCGGCCAGACCGACGGGCATCTGTTCATTGAAAAGACTGTTTTAAACGGAGCCATTGCCATCGTGTGCGAGGCGATGCCGGAGCAAGTGCGCGAGCGCTTTCCCGGCATCGCCTTCGTACAGGTGGGCGACGCCCGCGCCGCCCTGGCGGAACTGGCCGCCTGCTTCTACGACAACCCCACCCGGAGCCTCCGGCTCGTGGGCGTGACGGGCACGAATGGCAAAACGACGACCGCCTTCCTGCTGCATCACATGCTGGAAGCGTTCGGCCACAAAACCGGACTCCTGAGCACCATCGAGTACCGCATCGGGACCGAAGTGATGGAAGCATCCCACACCACCCCCGATGTGCTCGACATCAACCGCCTGTTCAGGCGCATGGTGGACGAGGGCTGCACGGCGGCGAGTATGGAGGTGTCCTCCCACGCGCTCATGCAAGAGCGGGTGCGCGGACTCACCTTCGAGGCAGGCATCTTTACGAATCTGACGCGTGATCATCTCGATTATCACGGGACGATGGAAGCCTACCGCGACGCCAAAAAGAGGCTTTTCGACGGCCTTTCCCCGGCCGCCGGCGCCATCTATAACGCAGATGACCCGAGCGGCCTTCCCATGGTGGCCGACACCCGCGCCCGACGCCTCTCCTACGGCCGCCACGAGGGAGCCGACATCCGCTTCGAGATCCGCGAGAGCCGGCTCGACGGGTTACGCCTCCGGCTCGATGGGGCCGACCGCGCGTTTCGGCTCGTCGGCGCCTTCAACGCCTACAACCTGGCCGCCGCGTACGCCGCCGGCCGGTCGATGGGCTACGCCGCCTCCGACGTGCTGAACGCCCTGAGCGAGGCGCGGCCCGTGCCCGGGCGGTTCGAGTACCTGCACGTAAGCCGGCGACGCACCGTTGTCGTCGACTACGCCCACACCCCGGATGCGCTGGAGAATATCCTCCGCGCGGTTCGGGAGGTGATGCCGGTGGGCGCTCGCCTCTGGTGCCTTTTTGGCTGCGGCGGCGATCGCGACCGGGACAAACGCCGGATCATGGGGAGCATCGCCGAAGCCAATGCCGACCGGGTTGTCGTCACGAGCGACAACCCCCGCACCGAGGACCCCGAGGTCATTCTCAACGATATTCGCCGCGGCATGAGCCGGCCGGCCGACGTCCTCTGGGTGGTGGACCGCCGCGAGGCCATCGCGATCGCCGCGGCCCGAAGCGAGCTGGGCGATGTGATCCTGATCGCCGGCAAAGGCCATGAGCCGTATCAGGTTGTCGGCGTCCAGAAATATCCGTTCGACGATCGCGAAGAAGCGAGGAAATGGTTTGGGCCATGA
- a CDS encoding penicillin-binding transpeptidase domain-containing protein produces the protein MGARENIQLRMYLVLVLLGVLPVFIAGRLIWIYVTDSAELGDAGERQASAAVPIPAMRGSIYDREGRALVVNTANYQLAIDPTVEGFTSDIADSFFDKLSQLTGRPAGDFRRAVSSRSSPKYAVLTRNLAEEQKERLETWGVPGLVLTPAYSRRYNHGASVAHVLGHVGSDGQGLDGLELQYNAHLQGTAGQRMFQRDRLGRIRADVDGAVVEPHDGENLVLTLDLVLQSILHEELAAGVEATGATWGTAIAMNPFDGAILGMANVPTYDPNRAHLFGEAARRNRAITDRVEPGSTFKLVTAVAAVEQGAIALTDSIETGNGFAIVDGRPLHDIHGYGTITFAEAIAKSSNIAIGKTATRLDRGVFYQYARNMGFGQRTWVDLPGEVDGFLKKPRAWSGTSQTSISIGYEVDVTPIQILSAYSALANGGVLVKPYVVAERRDIEGRLLWKAEPDSIRRAFSRKTAKALLPAFEDVVETGTARYAHIEGLRIAGKTGTARVLVDGSYDDQLHRVSYVGFFPADKPEVAILLMLAEPKKRGDSGVITAPIFQRIARRWVGSKPDLAEQLVAVTYPPREEVRYAPQVVGLPAAIAATRMISAGFAVRETDDDHLFRTVGEQSPAPGETAFSGTRATLRTAEADTAYAVSRMPDLAGLSLRQAVRWLDALGVTIRIEGDGMVVSQSPAAGQPLPSVAVVRCR, from the coding sequence ATGGGAGCCAGAGAAAACATACAGCTGCGTATGTACCTCGTGCTGGTGCTGCTCGGTGTGCTGCCTGTGTTTATCGCGGGCAGGCTGATCTGGATCTATGTGACCGATAGCGCGGAATTGGGCGATGCCGGCGAACGGCAGGCCAGCGCGGCCGTCCCGATACCCGCCATGCGGGGCAGCATCTACGATCGCGAAGGGCGTGCGCTGGTGGTGAACACGGCAAACTACCAGCTTGCGATCGACCCTACCGTCGAGGGCTTCACGTCCGACATCGCGGATTCGTTCTTTGACAAATTGTCGCAGCTCACCGGCCGGCCGGCCGGTGATTTTCGGCGGGCGGTCTCGTCCCGATCGAGCCCGAAATACGCGGTGCTCACGCGGAATCTGGCCGAGGAGCAGAAAGAGCGTCTCGAAACATGGGGCGTGCCCGGCCTGGTCCTGACCCCGGCCTATAGCCGGCGGTATAACCACGGCGCGTCGGTGGCGCATGTGCTCGGGCATGTCGGGAGCGATGGGCAGGGGCTGGATGGGCTCGAGTTGCAGTACAACGCCCACCTCCAGGGGACGGCCGGCCAGCGCATGTTCCAGCGCGACCGCTTGGGCCGGATCCGGGCGGATGTCGATGGCGCCGTGGTCGAGCCGCACGATGGCGAGAACCTCGTGCTTACGCTAGACCTCGTCCTTCAGTCGATTCTCCATGAAGAGCTGGCCGCCGGCGTCGAGGCTACCGGGGCCACCTGGGGGACGGCCATCGCGATGAACCCGTTCGACGGGGCCATCCTGGGGATGGCGAACGTGCCCACGTACGATCCGAACCGGGCGCACCTCTTCGGCGAGGCGGCGCGCCGTAATCGCGCGATAACGGACCGTGTCGAGCCGGGGTCGACGTTTAAGCTCGTAACGGCTGTCGCCGCGGTAGAGCAGGGTGCGATCGCGCTGACGGATTCGATCGAGACGGGGAACGGATTCGCCATCGTCGATGGTCGGCCGCTGCACGACATTCACGGCTACGGCACCATCACCTTCGCCGAGGCCATCGCCAAGTCCAGCAACATCGCCATCGGGAAGACGGCGACGCGGCTCGACCGCGGCGTGTTTTACCAGTACGCGCGCAACATGGGATTCGGGCAGCGTACCTGGGTGGATCTGCCGGGTGAGGTGGATGGCTTCTTGAAAAAGCCCCGCGCATGGAGTGGAACGTCCCAGACGTCGATCAGCATCGGCTATGAAGTGGACGTCACGCCGATCCAGATCCTGTCCGCCTATAGCGCTCTCGCCAACGGCGGCGTGTTGGTGAAACCGTACGTCGTCGCCGAGCGGCGCGACATCGAAGGCCGGCTGCTGTGGAAAGCCGAGCCCGATTCGATCCGGCGCGCCTTTTCACGGAAGACGGCGAAGGCGCTGCTGCCGGCGTTTGAAGACGTCGTCGAAACCGGGACCGCCCGGTACGCCCACATCGAGGGTCTGCGCATCGCTGGCAAAACCGGCACAGCGCGCGTCCTGGTGGATGGATCGTACGACGACCAGTTACACCGCGTCTCGTACGTCGGCTTTTTCCCGGCAGACAAGCCGGAGGTGGCCATTTTGCTGATGCTCGCGGAGCCGAAAAAACGCGGGGATAGCGGCGTCATCACGGCGCCGATCTTTCAACGCATCGCGCGGCGATGGGTCGGGTCAAAGCCGGATCTGGCCGAGCAGCTGGTAGCGGTAACGTATCCGCCCCGAGAGGAAGTGCGTTATGCGCCGCAGGTGGTCGGCTTGCCGGCCGCTATCGCTGCAACACGTATGATTTCGGCGGGATTCGCGGTGCGGGAAACGGATGACGACCACCTGTTCCGAACCGTCGGTGAGCAGTCGCCGGCACCGGGCGAGACGGCGTTTTCCGGTACACGCGCCACCCTGCGCACGGCGGAGGCTGATACGGCTTACGCTGTTTCGCGGATGCCCGATCTCGCGGGCTTGAGCCTGCGGCAGGCCGTGCGCTGGCTTGATGCGCTGGGGGTTACCATACGCATCGAGGGAGACGGCATGGTCGTCAGCCAGTCGCCGGCCGCGGGTCAACCGCTGCCATCGGTGGCGGTGGTTCGTTGCCGATGA